The following coding sequences lie in one Silene latifolia isolate original U9 population chromosome 5, ASM4854445v1, whole genome shotgun sequence genomic window:
- the LOC141655375 gene encoding uncharacterized protein LOC141655375, whose product MDKIGMWNIRGMNLPTKQHEIKRFLLQNKVGLFGLLETKIKTKNWNKVRINLCADWAICTNSSLHKGGRIWLIWDPNSFDVDICDVTVQCIHAKIHDKSRKKVFWMTVVYGLNQAHERTMLWNSLRSYHSMISGPWLVGGDFNADMARDERIGGVPISNAELQPMLQAIQACNLADLSARGSFFTWSNKHESDTRVYSRIDRVFNNADWNDLFPDGYVHFLPEGTFDHCPCLIHLEVEQKRRGNYFKYFNMWSLAPGYSEIVRNGWKKDCPGTPMFKVVTKLKGLKKGLKDLNKEQFDSIENLTQVAEIALGNFQK is encoded by the coding sequence ATGGATAAGATAGGAATGTGGAACATTAGAGGCATGAATCTCCCTACTAAGCAGCATGAAATAAAGAGATTCTTGCTTCAAAATAAAGTAGGTTTGTTTGGCTtattagaaacaaaaataaaaaccaaaaactGGAATAAAGTCAGAATAAACTTGTGTGCAGATTGGGCTATTTGCACAAACTCTAGTTTGCATAAGGGAGGGAGGATATGGCTCATTTGGGACCCAAACTCTTTTGATGTAGACATATGTGATGTTACAGTTCAGTGCATACATGCAAAAATTCATGATAAAAGTAGGAAGAAAGTTTTCTGGATGACTGTGGTTTATGGGTTGAACCAAGCTCATGAGAGAACTATGTTATGGAATAGTTTGAGGAGTTACCATAGTATGATCTCTGGTCCTTGGCTGGTGGGAGGTGATTTCAATGCAGACATGGCTAGGGATGAGAGAATAGGTGGTGTACCTATTTCCAATGCTGAGCTTCAACCAATGTTACAGGCTATTCAGGCTTGTAATCTTGCTGATTTGAGTGCCAGAGGATCCTTTTTCACTTGGTCTAATAAGCATGAGAGTGATACAAGAGTCTATAGTAGAATAGACAGGGTGTTTAATAATGCTGATTGGAATGATCTTTTCCCTGATGGGTATGTTCATTTTCTCCCAGAGGGCACTTTTGATCACTGCCCTTGCCTGATTCACTTGGAGGTTGAGCAAAAAAGGAGGGGGAATTATTTcaagtactttaatatgtggtCATTGGCACCTGGCTACTCTGAAATTGTCAGGAATGGATGGAAAAAGGATTGTCCGGGGACACCTATGTTCAAGGTGGTCACGAAATTGAAGGGTTTGAAAAAAGGCTTGAAGGACCTTAATAAAGAGCAATTTGACAGCATTGAAAATCTTACTCAAGTAGCTGAAATAGCCTTGGGTAATTTCCAGAAATAA